The sequence AGGTATATGCTACCTACTATAAAACTCCAAAAGGTAAGAGCTTCAAATAGATTGCTCCACGGAGGATGAAAAACGCCCAGTTCATAACTCTGTATACTCCTTCTTATCATGCCAGTAAGGTTCAATATTAGTCCCAAAAAGAGGGTAAAAGTTGATACTTTTGCAAACACAGAATTTCTAAAAATGGAGTAAGAAATGTACATAACAGAAGAAAGAGCGTACAGTAAGGTAGCGGACTTGTACCAGAAAGTGTTGTCCACACCTAAGAGAGCCAAAAGGATAGCAATAAGCACACCTATTAATGCAATAAAGTAGTCAGCTAATAGTCTGATATTTCCTTGATGAGCAACCTGTCTCATAGTTCAGATAAGTTTAAAGCACATACCTTTTCTCTGCAATATGAGTTAAAACATCATGCAGGTTTTACTTCTACCTTTATATCCACTGATACCTGCGGATGTAGCCTTACCTGAACCGTATAAATACCTACGTCCTTTATGGGTGTTTTAATAATTATGCGTTTTCTGTCAATATCAAAACCCCTCTCTTTTAAAGCGTTGGCTATGTCTCCTGCAGTGACAGAACCAAAGAGTTTACCCTTTTCACCAATGGGTTTGGATATTTCCAAAATCATCCCTTTCAGAGCCTGAGCGAGATTCAGTGCCTTTTCCTTTTCTCGCTCAAGCTTCCTCATTTTCTGCTGTAGGATACTCTGAATGTGCCTTAGGTTGCCTTCTGTTGCAGGCATGGCTATACCTCTTGGTATGAGGTAATTGTTGGCAAAGCCATCCTTTACTTCTATTACATCACCAAACACACCGTATCCTTCAAGATCTTGGACAAGTATCACTTTCATGACCTTTCCTCCGTCAGGCAACAAGATAAGGTAGTAAGGCTAACTGTCTTGCTCTCTTTATTTCCCTGGCAAGTATTCTCTGATGCTTTGCACAAACACCCGTCTGCCTTCTGCCTATGATCTTTCCTCTTTCTGTCATAAACTGTCTGAGCTCTTCGTAGTTTTTATAACTGGGTTCTTTCTTTTCCTCACAAAATTTACAAGTCTTTTTGGCTGTTCTCTTTATTTCCATGTTTTACCCCCTTAAACTTGCTCCACTTTTAAAAGGTAAAAAGCCTTTTTTATGTTGCCCCACACAACAGGAGTGTCAGGAAGAAGCCTTGACTGACCTACCCTTTTAAGTCCAAGGCTTTTAACTGCTTGTATGTGTGGTTCCGGCTTTCCGGCAAGACCTCTCACAAGAGTCACCTTTATCATACCTTCACCTCGCATATAAGTGATACCTCCTCTGAAGCTCTTCAAGGTCAATACCTCTTTCTCTTGAGACTTCTTCTAAGGATCTTAGCTTGAGAAGGGCAGAAAAGACAGCCCTTACCACATTGTTTGGGTTGGTACTACCCTGAAGTTTTGTAAGTACATCCGTATACCCTGCCAGTTCAAAGATAGGTTTAGCTGCACCTCCTGCCACTATTCCCGTACCTCTCCTTGCAGGCATGACCTTTATCTGGGTAGGTCCGTACTCACCTATCACATCGTGAGGAACAGTACCGTTTATTATAGGTACTCTTATAAGATGCTTCTTACCGTCTTCTATGGCTTTTGCTATGGCTATAGGCACTTCTCTGGCTTTACCAAGCCCAAAGCCCACAAAACCCCTCTTATCCCCTACTATGACCAAAGCTCCAAAAGAGAACCTTTTGCCCCCCTTTGTTACTCTCGTGGTCCTTCTGGCATATATGAGCCTCTCTTCTATTTGAAGCTCATCTTCCATATTAGCTATACCTTGAACCTTCCTCTTTTCGTCAATAAGTTTCTCAAGGTCTACACCGCCCATGTCTTCCTCCTTTAAAACTCAAGTCCCAACTCTCTGCACTTTTCTGCAAAGGCTTTTATCTTACCGTGGTATAAAAATCCTCCTCTGTCAAAGACCACCTTACTTATTCCTTTCTCTTTTGCCTTTTGAACAAGAATCTGTGCGAGCTTTTGAACATCTTCTATAGACTTTCCCCCTCTTTTCCCAGCCAGTTTTACAAACTCGGGGTCTATAGTAGAAGCGGATACTAAGGTGTGCCCCTTTGTGTCATCAATTATCTGAGCGTAAAAGTTGTGAAGACTTCTGTAAACGCAGAGTCTTGGTCTTTCCGGTGTACCAAATATTTTCTTCCTTATCCTTTTATGCCTTCTCTCTCTCCTTTCTCGACTGGTTAGCTTTGCCATTTTTACCTCCTTACTTCTTACCTTTTCCTGCTGCTTTACCGGGTTTTAGCCTGAGAATTTCACCTTCGTACCTAATACCTTTGCCCTTGTAGGGATCTGGCTTTCTAAAGGCTCTTATCTGTGCCGCTACCTGTCCTACTCTTTGTTTATCCGCACCACTTACATATATCTTGTTTTCTTTGACCTCTATCTTTACATCAGGGGGTATGGGGAAAACTACGGGGTGTGAAAAACCTAAGTTAAGTTCAAGGTTCCCACCTTTTACAGCAGCTCTGTATCCAAGACCAAACACTTCAAGCACCACAGTAAAACCTTCTGAAACACCTTTTATCATGTTCCTTATAAGTGCCGCGGTGGTTCCGTGCATCGCTCTGTGGAAGGGTTCATCGGAAGGCCTCTCTACCTTTATGGTATTACCTTCAACATAAACTTTCATATCGGGGTGTAAGTTCATGGAAAGCTTACCCTTTGGTCCTTCTACAGTTATGACAGAGTCCTGAAGGTTCAC is a genomic window of Hydrogenobacter hydrogenophilus containing:
- the rpsE gene encoding 30S ribosomal protein S5, whose amino-acid sequence is MGGVDLEKLIDEKRKVQGIANMEDELQIEERLIYARRTTRVTKGGKRFSFGALVIVGDKRGFVGFGLGKAREVPIAIAKAIEDGKKHLIRVPIINGTVPHDVIGEYGPTQIKVMPARRGTGIVAGGAAKPIFELAGYTDVLTKLQGSTNPNNVVRAVFSALLKLRSLEEVSRERGIDLEELQRRYHLYAR
- the rplF gene encoding 50S ribosomal protein L6, yielding MSRIGKKPIEIPNGVKVNLQDSVITVEGPKGKLSMNLHPDMKVYVEGNTIKVERPSDEPFHRAMHGTTAALIRNMIKGVSEGFTVVLEVFGLGYRAAVKGGNLELNLGFSHPVVFPIPPDVKIEVKENKIYVSGADKQRVGQVAAQIRAFRKPDPYKGKGIRYEGEILRLKPGKAAGKGKK
- the rplR gene encoding 50S ribosomal protein L18, with the protein product MAKLTSRERRERRHKRIRKKIFGTPERPRLCVYRSLHNFYAQIIDDTKGHTLVSASTIDPEFVKLAGKRGGKSIEDVQKLAQILVQKAKEKGISKVVFDRGGFLYHGKIKAFAEKCRELGLEF
- the rpmD gene encoding 50S ribosomal protein L30, with the protein product MRGEGMIKVTLVRGLAGKPEPHIQAVKSLGLKRVGQSRLLPDTPVVWGNIKKAFYLLKVEQV
- the rpsR gene encoding 30S ribosomal protein S18 yields the protein MEIKRTAKKTCKFCEEKKEPSYKNYEELRQFMTERGKIIGRRQTGVCAKHQRILAREIKRARQLALLPYLVA
- the rplI gene encoding 50S ribosomal protein L9, with protein sequence MKVILVQDLEGYGVFGDVIEVKDGFANNYLIPRGIAMPATEGNLRHIQSILQQKMRKLEREKEKALNLAQALKGMILEISKPIGEKGKLFGSVTAGDIANALKERGFDIDRKRIIIKTPIKDVGIYTVQVRLHPQVSVDIKVEVKPA